The Rhodothermales bacterium genome includes the window GGCGACTGATTTTGGGTTGGATCGAGTCGCTGACAAACCGGACTCGTATGAGATTTGCTTCGTGCCGGACAACGACTACCGTCGATTTCTCAGGGATCGGGTGACTCGACTGGACGAAAAGGTCGGCCCCGGCGACTTCGTGACGGCCGACGGGTCGGTAATCGGTCGACACGATGGATACCCGTTCTACACTATCGGTCAGCGGCACGGGCTTGGGCTCGCGCTGGGGCACCCCATATATGTGACAGGCATCGACGCGAAGCAGAACCGGATAACCGTCGGGCCGAGGGACGAGCTCATGAAGCAGGCACTGGTTGCGCGACAGATCAATCTTATCAAGTACGACCGGTTAGACAACGTGCTGAGTGCGACGGGCAAGATCCGGTACAAGGATGAAGGAGCGCCGTGTCGCGTCAGTCAGACTGCGGCTGATGAATTGGAAGTCGTTTTCGAGATGCCGCGGCCTGCCGTTACTCCCGGCCAGGCGGTAGTGCTGTATGAGGGAGACGACGTGCTCGGAGGAGCGTGGATTCACCACGTGGTGGAGTCAGAAACGAGGAGGCAGCCGAGGGAGTCCGCGCTGCGGGGATAAGGCCAGCCGTGCTTCACGCCGACTGCCGGTCTCGCTGAATCTGTCGAACAATCTCGAACGCCAGTTCCAGCGCCTGCTCCGCATTCAGCCGCGGGTCGACAGCCGATTTATAAGACCTCCCGAGATCGCTCTCCCGCAGACCGCGCGCCCCGCCGACACATTCAGTGACGTCATCGCCGGTGAGTTCAATATGTACGCCGTTTAGTCGGCTTCCGAGGCTGTTGTGGATCTCGAACGCCTGCGTGAGTTCCGACATGATGTTTTCGAACCGCCGCGTCTTGACTCCGTCGGCGGTGATCTCCGTGTTTCCGTGCATCGGATCGCAACACCATATCACTCGTCGCCCCTCCTCCACCACGGCACGCACCAATCGCGGCAAATGATCGGCGACCCGCAAACTTCCGAGACGCGTGATGAGTGTTATTCTCCCGGGCTTGTTCTGTGGGCTCAGGACTTCGGTCAGTTGGACAAGCTCGTCGGGTGTGGTGTCGGGACCTACCTTGATCGCGATCGGGTTCGCCAGGCCGCGCGCGTACTCCACATGCGCGCTATCGACGTGCGCGGTCCTGACGCCGACCCAGGGGAAATGCGTCGACAGGTTGTAGATCCCGGTGTTGTGCGGCACGGCCCGCGTCAGGGCCTGTTCGTACGGCAGTAGAAGTGCCTCGTGGCTGGTGAAGAACTCGACCGTCGAAAGTCCCTCAATGGGTGCACCGTGGACGATCTCCATGAACATGAGTGCACTGCCGATCTCATCGACAATGGCCTCGTATTCATCCTCCATCGGCGAGTGCTTCAGGAAATCGACATCCCAGTATTCCGGGTGATGGAGGTCTGCAAAACCGCCCGCAGCGAGCGCCCGAACAAAATTCAGCGTCAACGCCGATGCGCTGTACGCCTCAAGCATATACTGGGGATCCGGGACACGATCGGATTCAGAGAAACCTGGCCGGTTAACGATGTCTCCGCGGTATGCGGGCAGCGTCACCCCGCCGCGGGTCTCGTTGTCGGCCGACCGCGGTTTCGCGTACTGGCCCGCAAAGCGTCCGACACGGACCACGGGAAGACGCAACCCGTACACGAGGACGAGACTCATCTGAAGGAGGATCTTCAGACGCCGCGTGATTACTCCAGACTCGCAATCCGCGAGGCTTTCGGCGCAATCTCCACCCTGAAGCAGAAATCTCTTTCCTTCAGCGACCTCGGCCAGTTGATGATTGAGACGCTCGATTTCCCACGAGGTCACGAGGGGTGGCAGCCCAGATAACTTCGCAAGCGTTTCCTCAAGCGCCGCACTGTCCGGATACGTCGGCTGCTGCAGCGTCTCTTTCCGTCGCCACGACGACGGACTCCACGCTTGTTGAGCTTGAGGATCAGGCATCTTGATTTACCGAATGCGTTCGGTACTAGTCTCCCGATGCGCCTGTCGGCAGGCCGTCGAGGTGGACGTCCATCTGCGGGAAGGGGATGCCGATGCCCGCATCGTCGAGTGATTTCTTGACGTCTCGAATGGTAGCCTGACGCACCGTCCAGTAGTCGGCCGTAGGCGCCCATACCCGGACGACCCAGTCGATTGACGACGCCCCCAGATCTTGAAGGAAAATCTCCGGCGCACGATCATCAAGGCGCCCCTCGACAGCGTTCGCTGCTTTCTGAAGAATAGCCCGCACGGCATCGATGTCTGCGGGATACTCGGTTCCGACCGGCACGTCAACGCGACGGGTCGGGTGGAACGTGAGGGTCTCTATCACCGATCCAAATATGTTGCTGTTCGGAATGACGATGCGCCGGTTGTCCGGCGTGTCGAGATTGGTGACGAACAGGCCGACCTCCTCTACCACACCCAGTTCTCCCGCCACCTTGATGGCGTCACCGACTTTGAACGGGCGGAAGACCAGAAGCATTACGCCCGCCGCGAAGTTCGACAGCGTGCCCTGGAATGCCAGACCGATCGCGAGTCCTGCCGCGCCGAGGAGTGCGACGAAACTGGTCGTCTGTACGCCAAACATCTCCAGCGCCGCGATGAACGCAATGACGATCACAAGCCACGCAACCAGGTTCGAGAAAAACTTTGCCAGCGTCGCGTCCGATCCTGGTCGGCGCTCAAACGCCTTTATCACGATCCGCCTCGCCCACTTGGAGGCGATCCAGCCGACGATGATTACGACTATGGCTCCCAGTACCTTCAGACCGTACCCGAGAATCATGTTGTAGAGGGCTTCGAGATTTGCTTCGTCCAGCATGCGTCAGGTGTTCTGGTGATCAGGAATTGCGGTCGAGACGGGATTCGGCTGCGATTCGTTGTCATCCGTACGCCACTTGCGCCTTGGCCCTAACAACAAGGTACCGATTCGACCTTTTTTGAGCATCAAGGCCGCTCGAATTCATTCCGTAAGCCTATTCAAGCGATCCGTAGATCTCGCCGTATTTCTGGCGGATGTACGTCAACCATGGCTCGGCGCTGAGCTCGGTATCACAGGTATCTTGAATGATCTGTGCCGCCGAGCGGCTTCTTCCGTGTCGATGGACATGCTCGCGGAGCCAGGCCAGCAGTCGGTCGAAATCGCCACGCCCGATATCATCCGTAACTCCCGGGACGTCGGCCCGAAGTCGATCAAAGAGCTGCACGGATATCAGATTGCCAAGCGTATAGGTGGGGAAGTATCCGAAAGTGCCCAGAGACCAGTGGATGTCCTGAAGCGCTCCGGTGGCGTTGTTGGCCGGCCGAAGGCCGAGATACTCCACCATCCGGTCGTTCCACGAATCCGGTATCTCTTCGACGTCCAGCTTTCCCGTCAGAAGGTCCATCTCGATTTCGAATCGGAGCATGATGTGGAGGTTATACGTGACCTCGTCGGCTTCGACACGAATTGGCGATGCTGTCACCTGGTTGACCGCCCGGTAGAACTCGTCGACGGAGACGTCATCCACAAGGCCGGGGAATCGCGATTGCAGAACAGGGAGGTAATGTTGCCAGAAGATTCTGCTCCGGCCAACAAGGTTTTCCCAGAGCCGCGACTGCGACTCGTGCATTCCGAGAGATGTCCCTGAGGCTAAAGGTGTTCTTTCCAACGACGCAGCGATACCCTGCTCGTACAATCCGTGACCGGCTTCATGCAGCGTCCCGAAGAATCCAGGGGAGAAGAAGTCCTCCTCTATTCGGGTTGTGAGGCGTACGTCGTTTATGGAAAACGTCGTCGTGAATGGATGAGCTGACAGGTCCTGTCGACCGCGATTGAAATCATATCCGAAATCACGGATTACGCTCTCGCCGAATCTCCACTGCGCGTCGTGCGGGTAGCGGCGTCGAAGAATCGAATCATCGACCTGGGGCGCTGCAGCAATGGCGCGAACGATCGGCACTAACTTTGCCCTCAGTTCGAGAAAGAGTGTTGACACCTCCGCTGCCGTCATGCCCGGCTCGAATTCGTCGAGTAACGGATCGTAGACCGACTCAGTGAATCCCAGCGACTCCGCTTTCTCGATGTTCAGTTCGACGATCTGTCGGAGGTGTGGCGAGAACAGGTCGAAGCGATCCGTATCCCGTGCCTCCTTCCAGGCCTCTTTCGCGATGGCGGAGACCCTGGCCAGTCTCGATACCAGAGTAGGCGGCAACCTCGTCGCTCGATCATAGTCACGTCGAGCGATCCGAATCAGAGACGTCGTGAAGTCGTCGCCGTCGTCGTGCATTTCCTCCAACGTCTGCAGCAGACTGCCGACCCTGTCACTGGTCGCTGCATCGTGCGCCATCTGGCGCAGAGTTCCTATCTGGTTGGCCCGCGACTCTATGGAGCCAGCCGGCATATACGTCTCCTGGTCCCATTCGAGGACGGCTGCAGCACTCTCCAGATCGCGGACCCGTGCGAGGTGGGTTCTTAGCTCGGACAGATGATCGGGCATACTACGCTCCTGTTACTGTTACGCACTGGATCCGGGAATTTCCGATGCGTGCGAGTGGATTGGCGTGTCTCGACGTGAACTGCGTACGAAAAACGCCGACGCGTTTGGTCGGCGTCGGCGCCGATGTCGATGGTGTCAGGCCGCTGCGAGAGCCTGCTGCGCCGGGATCTCGAGCCAGAATTCCGCACCGTGGCCCGATACGCTGTCGACGCCGATCGTGCCTCCGTGCATCTCGACGACGGAACTGGCAATATAGAGTCCGAGACCGGTCGACGTCTCACCGCCCGTAGGACGAGCGGATAGCCGCTGCAGCTTGCCGAACACCTTGCTCTTGTCTTCGTCCGTGAGCCCGGGCCCTTCGTCCAACACACTGAAGCGTAAGGAGTGCCCTGTGTGCATGATTCGAATCGTGACCTCGCTTCCACCTGGTGAGTACTTGACGGCATTGCTGATGAGGTTGTCGAGGACTCGCTGCATGCTCCGTCGATCGACCGTCGCCCGATAGACTCCGTGCGGGACAAAGGTCAGTGTGATTCCTTTCCGACGACTGGCGACCGCATTCATATCTACAACGGATCGTGTCATCTGCACAAAATCGGTGTCAACCATCTTCAGGTTGCCATCCGAGCGCTCAACGAGCTGGGCATCCAGCAAGTCCTGAATGACTCCCTGCATTGTCGTCGCCGCTCGGTGAATGATCGGCAGCACTTCGGCCCCCTTTTCCACGAAGTCGTCGGACCTCATCTCGTCGATGCTGTCGATGAGCAGTTCGGAAAAGCCGATCAAACTCGTGAGAGGATTCCTGAGGTCGTGGGCGGCAATTCCCAGGAACTCATGGTTTCGTTCCAGAACTCTCTTTAGTTCACGATTCGTCTCTTCGATCGTGGTCTTCTGGTCGATCAGTTCCTTCGTTCGTTTGGTGACAAGACGCTCCAGTTTCTGATTTTGCGTGCGCAACTGCATCGTCCGGATTCTGTCCTGTCCGACCCACATCAAGACGATGAGTGCGATGCTTGCTGCGAGGAAAAGAGCGACGACCCACCACGCCCGATACCACGGCAATGCGACACTGATGCGGATATCCGTCGGTGCGCTCCACAGGTGTCCATCCTGCTGCGCACGTATCTGAACGAGGTGTGTGCCGCTTGTTGCGCTTGGGAAGTGGATATGAGCTTCTGATTCTGACTTGCTCCACTCACCGGGCGATCGACTCATACGAGTCTGGTAAAGGATGTTGTGCCCGGGGAAAGACAACGCAACCAGGTCGGCCTCAACGAAGGAGCCGTATGACACGTCAATCTCACCGTTCGATGCATCCACGAGGACGTCGTCCACGGACAAGGCGCGGAGTACCGGTCGGGGAGTAACGTGCGTCTCACCCGGCCTTCGACTCCAGTACGATATTCCGGCGTAGTGCCCGACCCAGACCCGCTGTTCGGAATCGATTGCAATGGACCGGAAGTTGATCGTCAGGTTTCCGATGCCGGGATCGTGATTGAATTGCGAGATCTGGCCTGCCGTGTACCGATAAAGACCTCGGCCAGTACCGATCCACGTGTGCCCGAATCGATCGTGAGCAAGGGCTCGAATATCCTCCGATGCGAGAGCATGGCTTGCGTGTAGCTTGGTGGTGCTTCCTGATTTGTACTCGAGCAACCCTTCGCTCGACCCCAGCCAGAGGTTTCCATCGTGGTCAATGTCAACGTCATTTATCGAGATGTCGGTTATTGTCTCGAAGGCCAGAGGCTGCGAAAGGTCATCAAATCGATCTTTCGCCGGGTTGTACTGAAACAGGTAGCTCGTGCCGGTTCCGGTGGCGAAGATGTCACCCCGGAGATAGCGAACCGCATTAACGGTTGAAGCGATACCGTCTTCCGGTCCGTAGTAGTCGACCGTGCCGTCGGCAGCAATTCGAGCCACTTCTGTTGCATTGAAATGATTGATCCACAGGTCCCCGTTTCCATCGACTGCCATTGAAGCGATGGCTTGCCTGCTATCCAGCCGGAACGAAGTCAGAACATCCGATCGATAACGGTACACGGTACCGTTTGCCGATCCCGCCCAGTGTGTGACTCCATCTGTGGCTAGTGCCGTCAGAACTTCATCAGTCACAAACATGGTCCGGTGAGGTGACCCGGTTCCATTTCTGGTCAGTCGAACGAAGTTCGTCTCGTGTATCCCGAAGACCTCGCCGCGTTGGCCCGTAGCGGTGGACTGGATCGCCGTGCTCTTGAAGTCTATCGCCGACGTGAAGTAGGAGCGCCGAACGATCGCCAGGCCGTCGTCAGTTGCAGCGAACCAATTGCCTTCCGAATCCAGGGCGACATCATGGACGACTTCGAGATTCTGACTGTCGGAGGGCCTGGCATTCCACCCCGTCTCGTCCTGTGAGAGGACTAGCAGGCCACTCCCGGATGTACCAGCCACAAGACGACCGTCACCGAGATCCGCGATATCCATGATGCCGTCGTG containing:
- a CDS encoding 3-deoxy-7-phosphoheptulonate synthase class II, with translation MPDPQAQQAWSPSSWRRKETLQQPTYPDSAALEETLAKLSGLPPLVTSWEIERLNHQLAEVAEGKRFLLQGGDCAESLADCESGVITRRLKILLQMSLVLVYGLRLPVVRVGRFAGQYAKPRSADNETRGGVTLPAYRGDIVNRPGFSESDRVPDPQYMLEAYSASALTLNFVRALAAGGFADLHHPEYWDVDFLKHSPMEDEYEAIVDEIGSALMFMEIVHGAPIEGLSTVEFFTSHEALLLPYEQALTRAVPHNTGIYNLSTHFPWVGVRTAHVDSAHVEYARGLANPIAIKVGPDTTPDELVQLTEVLSPQNKPGRITLITRLGSLRVADHLPRLVRAVVEEGRRVIWCCDPMHGNTEITADGVKTRRFENIMSELTQAFEIHNSLGSRLNGVHIELTGDDVTECVGGARGLRESDLGRSYKSAVDPRLNAEQALELAFEIVRQIQRDRQSA
- a CDS encoding carboxypeptidase M32: MPDHLSELRTHLARVRDLESAAAVLEWDQETYMPAGSIESRANQIGTLRQMAHDAATSDRVGSLLQTLEEMHDDGDDFTTSLIRIARRDYDRATRLPPTLVSRLARVSAIAKEAWKEARDTDRFDLFSPHLRQIVELNIEKAESLGFTESVYDPLLDEFEPGMTAAEVSTLFLELRAKLVPIVRAIAAAPQVDDSILRRRYPHDAQWRFGESVIRDFGYDFNRGRQDLSAHPFTTTFSINDVRLTTRIEEDFFSPGFFGTLHEAGHGLYEQGIAASLERTPLASGTSLGMHESQSRLWENLVGRSRIFWQHYLPVLQSRFPGLVDDVSVDEFYRAVNQVTASPIRVEADEVTYNLHIMLRFEIEMDLLTGKLDVEEIPDSWNDRMVEYLGLRPANNATGALQDIHWSLGTFGYFPTYTLGNLISVQLFDRLRADVPGVTDDIGRGDFDRLLAWLREHVHRHGRSRSAAQIIQDTCDTELSAEPWLTYIRQKYGEIYGSLE
- the mnmA gene encoding tRNA 2-thiouridine(34) synthase MnmA, producing the protein MSTHGRVLVAMSGGVDSSVAAVMLSEQGYEVIGITMKTWDYASTGPSNGKQIGCCTLESMNDARSVALKYGFTHFIIDIREEFGDWVIDRFTDEYMAGRTPNPCVLCNTHIKWAALLKRADALGCDAIATGHYARVRHDDVSGRHVLMKGLDDNKDQSYALWGVDQAHFARTILPLGTHSKPEIRRMATDFGLDRVADKPDSYEICFVPDNDYRRFLRDRVTRLDEKVGPGDFVTADGSVIGRHDGYPFYTIGQRHGLGLALGHPIYVTGIDAKQNRITVGPRDELMKQALVARQINLIKYDRLDNVLSATGKIRYKDEGAPCRVSQTAADELEVVFEMPRPAVTPGQAVVLYEGDDVLGGAWIHHVVESETRRQPRESALRG
- a CDS encoding mechanosensitive ion channel, which produces MLDEANLEALYNMILGYGLKVLGAIVVIIVGWIASKWARRIVIKAFERRPGSDATLAKFFSNLVAWLVIVIAFIAALEMFGVQTTSFVALLGAAGLAIGLAFQGTLSNFAAGVMLLVFRPFKVGDAIKVAGELGVVEEVGLFVTNLDTPDNRRIVIPNSNIFGSVIETLTFHPTRRVDVPVGTEYPADIDAVRAILQKAANAVEGRLDDRAPEIFLQDLGASSIDWVVRVWAPTADYWTVRQATIRDVKKSLDDAGIGIPFPQMDVHLDGLPTGASGD